A genomic segment from Bacillota bacterium encodes:
- a CDS encoding tyrosine-type recombinase/integrase — translation MSEGELALLFRTIGGSRGEKGLRDRLMLALMALQGLRTVEVQRASVEDLRMESGLPATMIIRGKARDRVIYLRPDVSTMLTEYLKVRGTVTPDRSGLPLFTSVSNRAVGRRISRRASGK, via the coding sequence CTGTCTGAAGGCGAACTGGCACTTCTGTTCCGCACGATCGGTGGCAGCCGCGGCGAGAAGGGACTCAGAGACCGGCTTATGCTGGCCCTGATGGCCCTCCAGGGACTCCGAACCGTAGAGGTTCAGCGGGCGAGCGTTGAGGATCTTAGGATGGAATCGGGGTTACCCGCCACCATGATCATCAGGGGAAAGGCCCGGGACCGCGTCATCTACCTGCGCCCAGACGTGTCTACGATGCTGACAGAATACCTCAAGGTCAGGGGAACGGTCACTCCAGACCGCTCGGGGCTGCCTCTCTTCACCTCAGTGAGCAATCGGGCCGTCGGCAGGCGAATCTCCCGCCGGGCATCAGGCAAGTGA
- a CDS encoding PRK06851 family protein, whose protein sequence is MAREGSIKKVFPGGNTSKGFVSFYDYIIKPDANKIFIIKGGPGVGKSTFMRKIAHELVELSLEVEFMCCSSDNGSLDGVVIPAIDTALIDGTAPHIVDPKNPGAVDEIVHLGDYWDEEGMRRNKEPILRLNGEVGRLFRRSYGYLATASIYLKQIESYYQETRALDVGGLNRLTLDIIDELFAAGPTGNRRPYERHLFATAITPDGPVNYLETIVGRLNRRYLINGDDGTGKTTIVQRLAEAATMNGYDTEVYHCALDPDKIDHVVIPQLSTAVINGVEPHYYQAKDSDIVIDTGDYVDKYIDLALQEERQMAREMYRQSFEIAVRFINRAKQTHDEMEKYFVPNMDFEAIEKRRVQVRDRIVELVRERVDLES, encoded by the coding sequence ATGGCTAGAGAAGGTTCGATCAAGAAGGTCTTTCCGGGCGGCAACACCTCCAAGGGCTTCGTCTCGTTCTACGACTACATTATCAAGCCGGACGCCAACAAGATCTTCATCATCAAGGGCGGCCCCGGGGTCGGCAAATCCACCTTCATGCGGAAGATTGCCCATGAGCTGGTCGAGTTGAGCCTCGAAGTTGAGTTCATGTGCTGCTCCTCGGACAACGGCTCGCTGGACGGCGTGGTCATCCCGGCCATCGACACGGCCCTGATCGACGGGACGGCGCCGCACATCGTCGACCCGAAGAACCCCGGGGCCGTCGACGAGATCGTCCACCTCGGCGACTACTGGGACGAAGAGGGGATGCGCCGGAACAAGGAACCGATCCTCCGCCTGAATGGGGAAGTCGGCCGGCTCTTCCGGCGGTCCTACGGCTACCTGGCCACCGCCAGCATCTACCTGAAGCAGATCGAGAGCTACTACCAGGAAACCCGGGCCCTCGACGTCGGCGGGCTCAACCGCCTGACCCTGGACATCATCGACGAGCTCTTTGCGGCCGGCCCGACCGGCAATCGCCGCCCCTACGAGCGCCACCTGTTCGCCACGGCCATCACCCCCGACGGCCCGGTGAACTACCTCGAGACCATCGTCGGCCGGCTGAACCGCCGCTACCTGATTAACGGGGACGACGGGACCGGCAAGACGACGATCGTCCAGAGGCTGGCCGAGGCGGCCACGATGAACGGTTACGACACCGAGGTTTACCACTGCGCCCTCGACCCCGACAAGATCGATCACGTCGTCATTCCCCAGCTGTCGACGGCGGTTATCAACGGGGTCGAGCCCCATTACTATCAAGCCAAGGACAGCGACATCGTCATCGACACCGGGGACTATGTCGACAAGTACATCGACCTGGCCCTCCAGGAGGAGCGCCAAATGGCTCGGGAGATGTACCGTCAATCCTTCGAAATCGCCGTCCGTTTCATCAACCGGGCCAAGCAGACCCACGACGAGATGGAGAAATACTTCGTCCCGAACATGGATTTCGAGGCCATTGAGAAGCGGCGGGTCCAGGTCCGCGACCGCATCGTGGAACTGGTGAGGGAGCGGGTCGACCTGGAGTCGTAG